In Candidatus Defluviibacterium haderslevense, the following are encoded in one genomic region:
- a CDS encoding TIGR00730 family Rossman fold protein: protein MSKKKGDIHFLEGPLNRWEEFKYMLDVFWDLFKGIRGLHFVGPCVTIFGSARFSKEHMYYKITEDLAAEIAKLGFTIMTGGGPGIMEAANKGAREVGGRSVGCNIVLPNEQLPNPYLDRHVDMDYFFTRKTMLIKYSYAFVVMPGGFGTMDEFFEALTLIQTGKITGFPIILFGKSFHRHLVAFIEDLVIKGTIAEKDKDMILVTDDISEAIDHIKKNVVVKSILRPHNLLKPIKWLGES from the coding sequence ATGTCAAAGAAAAAAGGTGATATCCATTTTTTAGAGGGACCATTAAACAGATGGGAAGAATTCAAATATATGCTTGATGTCTTCTGGGACTTATTCAAAGGAATTCGGGGATTACATTTTGTTGGCCCCTGTGTTACCATCTTTGGTTCTGCTCGATTCAGCAAAGAACACATGTATTATAAGATAACGGAAGACCTTGCTGCTGAAATTGCAAAACTAGGTTTTACTATAATGACCGGTGGTGGTCCGGGAATCATGGAAGCCGCCAATAAAGGGGCCAGGGAAGTGGGCGGAAGAAGCGTAGGTTGCAATATCGTTTTACCCAATGAACAACTACCGAACCCCTATTTAGATCGACATGTAGATATGGATTATTTTTTCACCAGAAAAACCATGTTAATTAAATACTCCTATGCATTTGTGGTCATGCCGGGAGGATTTGGCACTATGGATGAATTTTTTGAAGCCCTTACCTTAATACAAACAGGCAAAATCACCGGATTTCCAATCATCCTCTTTGGAAAATCTTTTCACAGACATCTGGTTGCTTTTATTGAAGATTTGGTCATCAAAGGTACCATTGCCGAAAAAGACAAGGATATGATTTTAGTAACGGACGATATCTCAGAAGCTATAGACCACATCAAAAAAAATGTTGTAGTTAAATCAATTCTTAGACCACACAATCTTTTAAAACCCATTAAGTGGTTGGGTGAAAGTTAG
- a CDS encoding mannose-1-phosphate guanylyltransferase, with product MNEMNKHHHAIIMAGGIGSRFWPLSRNQKPKQFIDILGTGKSLIQMTFDRLCLCVPQQNIWVVTNLDYFELVKDQLPLIESDRILCEPSRKNTAPCIAFAAAVLKDLDPESSMLIAPSDHLILNDLQFVKDIHEGFQFVESTQGLLTLGIQASRPDTGYGYIHFNNYENQSHDIFPVVAFVEKPNHNLALQYLESGNYLWNSGMFIWKTSSIISAMEEYTPAISALFSDFSMDQLELIYDQVESISIDFAVMEKSKNVYVKTVDFGWSDLGTWGSLYHLSKQDDRQNVIHSDKQLLYDVNQCIIHSNTDQLIVVQGLNDYIIINTADVLLICEKSNEQNIKQMVADAATHFGKNNFS from the coding sequence GTGAATGAAATGAATAAACATCATCATGCTATCATTATGGCTGGTGGAATTGGGAGTCGATTTTGGCCGCTAAGCAGGAATCAAAAACCCAAACAATTTATAGATATTTTAGGAACGGGTAAATCATTGATACAAATGACGTTCGATAGATTATGTCTTTGTGTTCCACAACAAAATATTTGGGTCGTCACGAATCTTGATTATTTCGAATTGGTTAAAGATCAATTACCATTGATAGAAAGCGACCGAATTCTTTGTGAGCCATCACGTAAAAATACTGCGCCATGCATAGCCTTTGCAGCTGCGGTATTAAAAGATTTAGATCCTGAATCATCTATGCTCATTGCTCCTTCTGATCATTTGATTTTAAACGATTTGCAATTTGTTAAAGACATACATGAAGGTTTTCAATTCGTTGAATCAACTCAGGGATTATTGACATTGGGCATTCAAGCATCAAGACCCGATACAGGATATGGTTATATACACTTTAATAACTATGAAAATCAATCGCATGATATTTTTCCAGTGGTTGCATTTGTGGAGAAACCCAATCATAATTTAGCATTACAATATTTAGAAAGCGGCAATTATTTATGGAATAGTGGGATGTTTATTTGGAAAACATCATCCATCATAAGCGCCATGGAAGAATATACTCCAGCAATTAGTGCTTTGTTTTCTGATTTTTCAATGGATCAACTTGAACTTATTTATGATCAGGTAGAATCTATTTCTATTGACTTTGCTGTGATGGAAAAATCCAAAAATGTATATGTTAAAACGGTTGATTTTGGTTGGAGTGATTTGGGTACATGGGGTTCCTTATATCATCTTAGTAAGCAAGATGACAGACAGAATGTAATTCATTCAGATAAGCAATTATTGTATGATGTGAACCAATGCATTATTCATAGTAATACAGATCAACTCATCGTAGTTCAGGGATTAAATGATTATATAATTATAAATACTGCAGATGTGTTGCTCATTTGTGAAAAATCAAATGAACAAAATATTAAACAAATGGTCGCAGATGCAGCAACTCATTTTGGGAAAAACAATTTTTCCTAA
- a CDS encoding SRPBCC family protein has translation MIIKILKWIGIILLSLILISFFLPSKSHVERTAILKAPTAVIHKSIADLHQWPNWSPWIRMDTNIVLEYQNNLVGKGASYSWKSKIVGNGKLEIIEDSPEFIKAKMDFDGMGISFGTYTLKNEGEGTKVTWSMDSEGEGMPFYFKPISKYFNLMMDKMIGPDFEKGLQTLDEYSLQMAKLSSGSVLSVEEMTSKNMILAQMIGTCSPNEIGAKLGEMYGAINEKITPEQIKVVGMPLASYPEFDPTAKLVRVLAMLPVDKKCKSLKESEVYCFEIIGQKLIKAVFQGPYENSKMAYDAIEAYIKEKGYETNGQPYEEYANDPMEVKDPNLFLTNVYWPYK, from the coding sequence TTCCTTCTAAATCACATGTTGAACGTACAGCAATACTTAAAGCACCCACAGCTGTGATTCATAAATCAATTGCAGATTTACACCAGTGGCCGAATTGGTCGCCATGGATAAGAATGGATACAAATATTGTGCTTGAATATCAAAATAATCTGGTAGGGAAGGGAGCCAGTTATTCCTGGAAAAGTAAAATAGTAGGGAATGGCAAATTAGAAATCATTGAAGATAGTCCGGAATTCATTAAAGCGAAAATGGATTTTGATGGAATGGGAATTTCATTTGGGACATACACATTGAAAAACGAAGGAGAGGGAACAAAAGTTACCTGGAGTATGGATTCAGAAGGTGAAGGGATGCCTTTTTATTTTAAGCCAATAAGTAAATATTTCAATTTAATGATGGACAAAATGATTGGTCCTGACTTTGAAAAAGGTCTTCAAACTCTTGATGAATATAGTCTGCAAATGGCTAAACTATCAAGTGGCTCTGTATTAAGTGTAGAAGAAATGACTAGTAAAAATATGATTCTAGCCCAGATGATTGGAACTTGTTCACCTAATGAGATAGGCGCCAAACTTGGAGAGATGTATGGTGCAATTAATGAGAAAATTACTCCTGAACAAATCAAGGTCGTTGGGATGCCATTAGCTAGTTATCCAGAATTTGATCCTACAGCAAAGTTGGTAAGAGTACTAGCAATGTTGCCAGTTGACAAAAAATGTAAGTCATTAAAGGAAAGTGAGGTTTATTGTTTTGAAATTATAGGTCAAAAATTAATAAAAGCAGTCTTCCAGGGACCTTATGAAAACAGCAAAATGGCATATGATGCTATAGAAGCTTACATAAAAGAAAAAGGATACGAAACCAATGGACAGCCCTACGAAGAATATGCAAATGACCCAATGGAAGTAAAGGATCCAAATTTGTTTCTTACTAATGTATATTGGCCATACAAGTAA
- a CDS encoding aminotransferase class I/II-fold pyridoxal phosphate-dependent enzyme: MAENLIPSEIIKLGNEINARKSKGEQIYNLTIGDFDPQLFPIPVDLRDFIIQAYMDGHTNYPAANGVQELRNVLSKTLKEQLDLSYSSEEILISGGSRPLIYAVYQTILDPGDKVIYAVPSWNNNHYCHLNHAAKIELEVGPEQNFMPRAEDIKPFIEDAYLLALCSPQNPTGTVFSKEVLMDISKLVLEENKRRKGVKKPLYILYDQIYWQLTFGGLKHEDPVHLVPELRDYVIYIDGLSKVYAATGVRVGWSFGPLEVINKMRAILSHVGAWAPKAEQIATARFLENPKAVNDYLNWFKPQVELRLRQLFEGFDGLHKLGLPIEVIPPQAAIYLTIRFPLVGKTTKEGKSLNVQTEVTQYILDECHVAMVPFKAFGGTDQSEWYRISVGTLKLEDIPIIIGNIRKGLEQLH, from the coding sequence ATGGCGGAAAACCTTATTCCATCAGAAATCATTAAGCTTGGTAACGAAATTAATGCAAGAAAAAGCAAGGGAGAGCAGATCTATAATTTAACGATTGGGGATTTTGATCCTCAATTATTTCCTATACCTGTTGATTTGCGTGATTTTATTATTCAGGCTTATATGGATGGGCATACCAACTATCCTGCTGCTAATGGAGTTCAGGAATTGCGAAATGTATTGTCCAAAACTTTAAAAGAACAATTAGATCTGTCTTACTCGTCTGAGGAAATTCTGATATCAGGTGGATCCAGACCTTTGATTTATGCTGTTTACCAAACGATTTTGGATCCGGGAGATAAGGTCATCTATGCAGTTCCTTCATGGAATAATAATCATTATTGTCATTTAAATCATGCAGCTAAAATTGAACTCGAAGTTGGGCCGGAACAAAATTTTATGCCAAGGGCAGAAGATATAAAGCCTTTTATAGAAGATGCCTATTTACTGGCGCTTTGTTCACCACAAAATCCCACCGGGACTGTTTTTTCGAAAGAAGTATTGATGGATATTTCAAAGTTGGTACTTGAAGAAAATAAACGTCGTAAAGGTGTAAAAAAACCACTCTATATTCTTTATGATCAAATTTATTGGCAATTAACCTTTGGGGGACTCAAACATGAGGATCCTGTACATTTGGTTCCAGAGTTAAGAGATTACGTCATTTACATTGATGGTTTGTCAAAAGTTTATGCGGCAACGGGAGTGCGCGTAGGGTGGAGTTTTGGTCCATTAGAGGTTATTAATAAAATGCGTGCTATATTGTCTCATGTAGGGGCATGGGCGCCTAAGGCTGAACAAATAGCCACAGCACGATTTCTAGAAAATCCAAAAGCAGTAAATGATTATTTGAATTGGTTTAAACCCCAAGTGGAATTGAGGTTAAGACAATTGTTTGAAGGTTTTGACGGGCTCCATAAATTGGGATTGCCGATTGAAGTTATTCCACCGCAAGCAGCCATTTATTTGACCATTAGATTTCCATTAGTTGGAAAAACAACAAAAGAAGGAAAATCATTGAATGTTCAAACGGAGGTAACACAATATATTTTAGATGAGTGTCATGTTGCTATGGTTCCATTTAAAGCTTTCGGAGGAACGGACCAATCTGAATGGTATAGAATATCTGTTGGAACTTTGAAACTGGAAGACATACCAATTATTATTGGGAACATTCGTAAAGGATTAGAACAACTACATTAA
- a CDS encoding PLP-dependent transferase → MKDISYILNELGEDREDYFNAIAPPIVQTSNFAFKRIADLRERFKDEYGGYLYSRGLNPTVDILRKKLAALDGAEDCLVFNSGAAAIYSSVVPFVSHGDHIISVRKPYTWAQKLFDLWLPKFGVTTTYVDGRTIQNIENAIQTNTKIIYLESPNSWDYAIQDLKRISALAKSKNILTVVDNSYCTPIYQKPIELGIDISIQSATKYIGGHSDVVAGVLCGPKILLKKIFDLDYLLVGNGIQPFNAWLLIRGIRTLPVRLEAISKTTRLVIEYLKCHPKIEKVLFPLDPDFDQYLLASEQMQGACGLFSVIVRTEKAEHIERFCEQLKCFFIAVSWGGYESLVIPKVAGIEINSFDVHQEDHRMIRFYVGLESADYLINDLKQALEFL, encoded by the coding sequence ATGAAAGACATATCTTATATTTTGAATGAATTGGGTGAGGATCGGGAAGATTATTTTAACGCGATTGCGCCACCCATAGTTCAAACCAGCAATTTTGCATTCAAACGAATTGCAGATCTCAGAGAACGGTTTAAAGATGAGTATGGAGGATATTTATATTCGAGAGGCTTAAATCCAACTGTAGATATTTTACGAAAAAAATTGGCAGCATTGGATGGTGCGGAAGATTGTTTGGTTTTTAATTCTGGAGCCGCTGCTATCTATTCTTCAGTTGTGCCTTTTGTATCTCATGGTGACCACATTATTTCTGTCAGAAAGCCGTATACCTGGGCTCAAAAATTATTTGACTTATGGTTGCCGAAGTTTGGTGTGACGACCACCTATGTTGATGGAAGGACTATTCAAAATATTGAGAACGCCATTCAAACCAATACAAAAATTATTTATTTGGAATCGCCCAATAGTTGGGATTATGCGATCCAGGATTTGAAACGTATTTCTGCACTTGCTAAGTCTAAAAATATTCTTACGGTTGTAGACAATAGTTATTGTACACCGATTTATCAAAAGCCCATTGAATTGGGAATCGATATTTCTATACAATCAGCAACGAAGTATATCGGTGGACATAGTGATGTGGTTGCAGGCGTATTGTGTGGTCCAAAAATATTGTTGAAGAAAATTTTCGATTTGGATTATTTATTGGTGGGCAATGGCATTCAACCATTCAATGCTTGGTTATTGATCCGTGGCATAAGAACGCTCCCAGTTAGATTAGAAGCCATATCCAAGACCACAAGATTAGTTATTGAATATTTAAAATGCCACCCGAAAATTGAAAAAGTGTTGTTTCCTTTGGATCCTGATTTTGATCAATACCTTTTAGCAAGCGAACAAATGCAAGGTGCTTGTGGATTGTTTTCTGTAATTGTAAGAACAGAAAAAGCTGAACACATAGAACGTTTTTGTGAGCAGTTAAAATGTTTTTTTATAGCCGTAAGTTGGGGAGGTTATGAGAGTCTGGTCATACCTAAAGTAGCTGGTATTGAAATAAATTCATTTGATGTTCATCAGGAAGATCATAGGATGATTAGATTTTATGTTGGTTTAGAAAGTGCGGATTATTTGATTAATG
- a CDS encoding amino acid permease: MNIEKNKLNVFSLTMIVISLVIGMGIFRTASDAALAAGTPGIFFCAWIFGGVIALFGALSYAEIGSRYPIIGGYYKIFSYAFHPSLAFALNCVILISNAASLAGVALIGTEYIAPVLSDHAISDLGKSWIAMSAILTFYGVNLLGLRMSSNTQNVLMIIKIGMILILILSLFFINHSAEQITEQAVSLSSTSMLGAFGAALVSVCFTYGGYQQSINFGGEVNDAKRVLPHGIIVGIFIVIILYLTVNYAYYKIIGFEELKHAKGIASIIAEKIFGPIGKTVFSVLLFTAVLAYVNVLLLSNPRVMFAMADDGILPKIFQKRTQEKDVLIVSLTVFTLITIIILFFANTFDKILGFTMFLDSIGMATSAATLFVIRKKTAHLDGTGIYKMKLFPIATLIFISAYLFVSFTIIRNTPWLAGIGALVFVAFLGLYFVIKKWNIK, translated from the coding sequence ATGAACATTGAAAAAAATAAATTAAATGTATTTTCCTTAACCATGATTGTGATTAGTCTGGTTATTGGAATGGGAATATTTAGAACGGCCTCTGATGCAGCATTAGCAGCGGGGACACCCGGCATTTTTTTTTGTGCCTGGATTTTTGGTGGGGTTATTGCACTATTTGGTGCACTCAGTTATGCTGAAATTGGCTCCAGGTATCCGATTATTGGTGGGTATTATAAAATATTTTCTTACGCCTTTCATCCATCTTTAGCCTTTGCTTTAAATTGTGTTATTCTTATTTCTAATGCCGCTTCCTTAGCAGGTGTGGCTTTAATTGGCACAGAATATATCGCTCCGGTATTATCTGATCATGCTATTTCGGATCTTGGTAAATCATGGATAGCCATGTCTGCTATTCTAACTTTTTATGGAGTGAATCTTCTGGGTTTGCGAATGAGCTCTAATACACAAAATGTATTGATGATCATTAAAATTGGGATGATACTCATATTAATTTTGTCTTTGTTTTTTATAAATCATTCAGCTGAACAAATTACAGAACAAGCAGTATCCTTGAGTTCCACTTCTATGTTAGGAGCATTTGGTGCGGCATTGGTTTCTGTTTGTTTTACATATGGAGGATATCAACAATCTATAAATTTTGGTGGGGAGGTTAATGACGCTAAAAGAGTTTTACCTCATGGAATCATTGTAGGGATATTCATCGTGATTATTCTTTATCTAACCGTTAATTATGCATATTATAAAATTATAGGTTTTGAAGAATTAAAACATGCGAAAGGTATTGCATCAATTATTGCTGAAAAAATATTTGGACCAATAGGAAAAACAGTTTTTTCTGTTTTGTTATTCACTGCTGTTTTAGCCTATGTCAATGTATTGTTGTTGAGTAATCCCAGGGTGATGTTTGCTATGGCGGATGATGGGATATTGCCAAAAATATTCCAGAAAAGGACTCAAGAGAAAGATGTTTTAATTGTAAGTTTAACAGTATTTACCTTGATTACGATCATTATACTTTTTTTTGCAAATACATTTGACAAAATACTTGGTTTTACGATGTTTCTAGACTCTATTGGAATGGCTACATCTGCTGCGACCTTATTTGTTATCAGAAAAAAAACAGCGCACCTGGACGGAACAGGAATTTATAAAATGAAATTATTTCCAATAGCTACATTAATTTTTATCAGTGCATATTTATTTGTCAGTTTTACGATAATTCGAAATACACCTTGGTTGGCGGGAATTGGGGCTTTAGTTTTTGTAGCATTTCTAGGTTTGTATTTTGTAATTAAAAAATGGAATATTAAATGA